In Zingiber officinale cultivar Zhangliang chromosome 1A, Zo_v1.1, whole genome shotgun sequence, a genomic segment contains:
- the LOC122021408 gene encoding CASP-like protein 5A1: MSVSRPAVHPVEAPPLTDAAENPPRVRMKDIQGMPGTPGGLALRLAQFVSAVTALGVMVSYTDFTSVTAFSYLVAAAILQSLWSISLAFIDIYALLVKRSVRNPRALSLFTIGDGITSTLMFAAACASAGITVLIGNDLEACHRRQYCATFETATAMAFISWFAICPSFLLNFWSLASR, encoded by the exons ATGTCGGTGAGCCGACCGGCGGTGCACCCTGTGGAGGCGCCGCCTCTCACCGATGCGGCGGAGAACCCGCCGAGGGTGAGGATGAAAGACATCCAGGGCATGCCGGGGACTCCTGGCGGGCTCGCCCTGCGTTTGGCTCAGTTTGTATCCGCTGTTACTGCGCTTGGCGTCATGGTTTCCTACACCGATTTCACCTCTGTCACTGCCTTCAG CTATTTGGTTGCAGCAGCTATCTTACAGAGCTTGTGGAGTATCTCCTTAGCTTTTATCGATATATATGCACTTCTAGTAAAACGCAGCGTGCGGAATCCCCGTGCCCTGTCCTTGTTTACCATCGGAGATGGG ATCACTTCGACACTGATGTTTGCAGCTGCTTGTGCATCTGCTGGCATTACAGTGCTGATCGGTAATGATCTGGAAGCATGCCACAGGAGGCAATATTGTGCAACCTTTGAGACTGCCACAGCCATGGCCTTCATCAGTTGGTTTGCAATCTGCCCCTCGTTTCTCCTCAACTTTTGGTCCTTG